Proteins from a genomic interval of Nitrospirota bacterium:
- the mutT gene encoding 8-oxo-dGTP diphosphatase MutT codes for MKVIEVAAGLICRDGRYLIARRKPGVHLAGFWEFPGGKREAGETLEECLQRELFEELNVRIDVPLPFQVIRHQYPEKIVELHFFRCRIESGDAMAIDCAEIQWVWPHELDAFEFPPADRPVVEALQSQAMGQEL; via the coding sequence ATGAAGGTGATTGAGGTCGCAGCAGGTCTGATCTGCCGAGATGGCCGCTATTTGATTGCCCGACGGAAGCCTGGTGTGCATTTGGCAGGGTTCTGGGAGTTCCCGGGCGGGAAGCGCGAAGCCGGTGAGACGTTGGAAGAATGTCTGCAGCGAGAGCTGTTCGAAGAGCTGAATGTTCGTATCGATGTACCGCTGCCCTTCCAGGTCATTCGGCACCAGTACCCTGAGAAAATCGTGGAGCTGCATTTTTTTCGTTGTCGAATTGAGAGCGGGGATGCCATGGCGATAGACTGCGCGGAGATTCAGTGGGTCTGGCCGCACGAATTGGACGCCTTCGAGTTTCCTCCGGCAGACCGTCCGGTTGTTGAGGCGTTACAGAGTCAGGCTATGGGGCAGGAATTATGA
- a CDS encoding 3'-5' exonuclease, with protein MKVVLDIETIQAPRDEWARLAGKVPEDSAFEPAEGSYDLFTAGAADERRRIDDEQYAKSAFDGTFSQIVCIGLLEFSDQLEPRGAVAWFGGDERELLRQFWSRLAQNRPSLFVTHNGLGFDLPFIRKRSMIHQVKPSVEVNLAKFRTEPVYDTMAVWSNWDTRGWVKLDVLARALNVETKSGSGSQVAEMWEKGQGLELARYCLQDTYVTYACYCRMNFRQPLSSEVVLLQPELLNVG; from the coding sequence ATGAAAGTCGTTCTGGACATTGAGACGATTCAAGCGCCTCGGGATGAATGGGCCAGGCTGGCTGGAAAAGTTCCTGAGGACAGCGCATTCGAACCGGCAGAGGGGAGCTACGATTTATTCACGGCTGGGGCGGCAGATGAACGACGTCGCATCGACGATGAGCAATATGCGAAGTCCGCCTTCGATGGTACGTTCAGCCAGATTGTCTGTATCGGGCTATTGGAATTTTCAGACCAACTCGAACCCCGCGGGGCGGTGGCCTGGTTTGGAGGGGATGAGCGGGAGCTGCTGCGGCAGTTCTGGAGCCGATTGGCGCAGAACCGCCCGTCGCTCTTCGTCACTCATAACGGCCTGGGCTTCGACCTGCCGTTTATTCGGAAGCGATCGATGATCCATCAAGTCAAGCCGAGCGTCGAGGTGAATCTCGCCAAGTTCAGGACGGAGCCCGTCTATGACACGATGGCAGTCTGGAGTAATTGGGATACCCGCGGGTGGGTCAAGCTCGATGTGCTGGCGAGAGCGCTGAACGTCGAAACGAAGTCTGGGAGCGGGTCGCAGGTGGCCGAGATGTGGGAGAAGGGACAGGGGCTCGAGCTGGCTCGGTACTGTCTCCAAGATACGTATGTGACGTATGCCTGTTATTGCCGGATGAATTTCCGGCAGCCCCTGTCCAGCGAAGTGGTCTTACTCCAACCGGAATTGCTGAACGTCGGTTGA
- the miaB gene encoding tRNA (N6-isopentenyl adenosine(37)-C2)-methylthiotransferase MiaB, with product MIKPIEMMKIPLAPTQVHLETFGCQMNEYDSELVRSLMKQDGFVFTDERERADVILMNTCAIRENAHNKVYKHLSELKKLKRQRPLVVGVLGCMAQNLKEELTDIQPLVDVLAGPDAYRQLPRLIRNAMLSQAEGEDQKGIAVDLSEYETYHDVIPDRNDKVNAWIAVMRGCDNFCSFCVVPYTRGRERSRDPEGIVQEARRIAEQGFKQITLLGQNVNSYRFDNWDFTRLITAVADVPGIERVRFTSPHPKDFPLSLLEAVVSHPRICKQIHLPLQSGSDRILGLMNRTYTNKECRALVDRILTLQSDIVLSTDIIGGFCGESEEDFAETYRLLEDIRFHSAFIFKYSERKNTIAARKFPDDVPDSVKTERVTRLFDLQRNISYERNREYLKRTLPILVEGDAKRSAAQGMGKSDGNITVIWDKGAVPSKPGDMLSLAIYDASSTTLYAERPPVN from the coding sequence ATGATCAAACCTATCGAGATGATGAAGATCCCGCTCGCACCAACCCAAGTACATCTTGAAACCTTCGGTTGTCAGATGAACGAGTACGACTCGGAACTCGTTCGCTCGCTGATGAAACAGGATGGCTTTGTATTTACCGACGAGCGGGAACGTGCAGACGTCATCCTCATGAATACCTGTGCCATTCGCGAGAATGCGCATAATAAAGTCTACAAACACTTATCTGAGCTGAAAAAACTCAAGCGCCAACGCCCATTGGTCGTAGGGGTGTTGGGTTGTATGGCACAAAACCTCAAAGAAGAGCTGACGGACATCCAGCCACTCGTGGATGTGCTCGCTGGCCCTGATGCCTATCGCCAGCTGCCCAGGTTGATCCGAAACGCCATGCTCTCCCAAGCAGAGGGAGAGGATCAAAAGGGAATCGCGGTCGACCTTTCAGAATATGAGACGTACCACGATGTCATACCCGATCGAAACGACAAGGTGAATGCCTGGATTGCCGTCATGCGTGGCTGCGATAACTTCTGTAGTTTTTGCGTAGTCCCCTATACGCGAGGGCGGGAACGCTCCCGTGACCCAGAAGGCATCGTGCAGGAAGCTCGACGGATCGCCGAGCAAGGGTTTAAGCAGATCACGCTCCTCGGACAAAACGTCAATTCATATCGATTCGACAACTGGGACTTTACACGATTGATCACGGCCGTCGCGGATGTACCGGGCATCGAACGGGTGAGATTCACGTCCCCCCACCCCAAAGATTTTCCGCTTTCATTGTTAGAGGCCGTCGTGTCGCATCCCCGTATCTGCAAGCAAATTCATTTGCCGCTTCAATCCGGCAGCGACCGCATCCTCGGCTTGATGAATCGCACCTATACCAATAAAGAATGTCGTGCCTTAGTCGACCGTATCCTCACCCTGCAGTCTGACATCGTGCTCAGCACCGATATCATTGGAGGCTTCTGTGGGGAGAGCGAGGAAGACTTCGCCGAGACGTACCGGCTTCTCGAAGACATACGGTTTCACTCGGCATTCATCTTCAAATATTCCGAACGAAAGAACACCATCGCGGCACGCAAGTTCCCCGACGATGTTCCCGATTCGGTAAAGACTGAACGCGTGACGCGGCTCTTCGACCTCCAACGGAACATTTCCTACGAGCGGAACCGGGAGTATCTCAAGCGCACTCTCCCCATCCTGGTCGAAGGGGATGCCAAACGCTCAGCCGCACAGGGTATGGGCAAATCAGATGGCAATATCACCGTCATCTGGGATAAGGGCGCAGTACCTTCCAAACCGGGAGACATGCTCTCCCTTGCCATTTACGATGCGTCGTCCACAACTTTGTACGCAGAACGTCCGCCTGTGAATTAA
- a CDS encoding MFS transporter encodes MKTPSLLQILANRRIGIMLPLGFASGLPLALTSGTLQAWLTVVGFDLKTIGIFTLVGLPYALKFLWAPLMDRVVPPWLGRRRGWMLMMQLGVALGLAAMAVTGPGDRPEILGMLALVVAFFSASLDIVFDAYRTDLLLRPERGFGAAVWVNGYRCALLLASAGALLLADHIGWRNTYLLLAALMATGVLTILVSPEPHEPAAAPASLAEAVGGPLKELFARPGVLGLLALIVLYKVGDAVAASLQTAFLIGGMGFSVSEVGYVKGLGLVATLIGALAGGVAMAKLGMVRSLLLFGALQAVSNLGFMWLAWMGKSYAALTTSILVENVTGGMGTAAFVALIMSLCDHRYTATQFALLSSLEALGRVFSGHPSAALVELVGWAQFFFWSFLIALPGIWLVWVLRVQLHQEAGRDAQARAGSADL; translated from the coding sequence ATGAAAACCCCATCGCTTTTACAGATTCTTGCGAACCGGCGCATTGGCATCATGTTGCCTTTAGGGTTCGCCTCGGGGTTGCCATTGGCGCTCACATCCGGGACGCTGCAGGCCTGGTTGACCGTTGTCGGCTTCGACTTGAAGACCATCGGTATCTTTACGCTCGTCGGGCTCCCATACGCACTGAAATTCTTGTGGGCTCCGCTGATGGATCGTGTGGTCCCTCCCTGGCTGGGACGCCGCCGTGGATGGATGCTCATGATGCAGCTTGGCGTCGCGCTCGGCTTGGCGGCTATGGCGGTGACGGGGCCCGGTGACCGTCCTGAGATACTGGGAATGTTGGCTCTCGTGGTGGCGTTCTTCTCCGCCTCACTCGATATCGTGTTCGACGCCTATCGGACCGATCTGCTCTTACGTCCTGAGCGGGGATTCGGTGCAGCCGTGTGGGTGAATGGTTATCGATGTGCGTTGTTGCTGGCAAGCGCGGGCGCACTCCTGTTGGCCGATCATATTGGATGGCGAAATACCTATTTGTTGCTAGCTGCGCTCATGGCAACCGGAGTGCTCACGATCCTCGTGAGTCCGGAACCGCATGAACCGGCTGCGGCACCGGCAAGCCTCGCGGAAGCAGTCGGTGGACCACTGAAAGAACTTTTTGCCCGTCCTGGGGTGCTCGGGCTTCTGGCCCTCATCGTTCTCTACAAGGTTGGAGATGCCGTTGCGGCCTCACTTCAAACTGCATTTCTGATAGGGGGGATGGGTTTCTCTGTCAGCGAGGTCGGGTATGTGAAGGGGCTTGGCCTCGTGGCCACATTGATCGGCGCATTGGCCGGGGGCGTTGCCATGGCCAAGCTCGGGATGGTCCGGTCGTTGCTCCTCTTCGGTGCCTTGCAAGCGGTCTCAAATCTTGGATTTATGTGGCTCGCATGGATGGGGAAGAGTTACGCGGCACTCACGACATCCATTCTCGTCGAGAATGTCACCGGAGGGATGGGCACCGCTGCGTTTGTCGCACTGATCATGTCGCTCTGCGACCATCGGTATACGGCAACTCAGTTCGCGTTGCTCTCCTCCCTCGAAGCGCTCGGACGGGTGTTCTCTGGGCACCCGTCGGCCGCCTTGGTCGAACTGGTCGGCTGGGCACAGTTTTTTTTCTGGTCGTTTCTCATCGCTCTGCCTGGCATCTGGCTGGTGTGGGTGCTTCGAGTGCAGTTACATCAAGAAGCCGGACGCGATGCGCAAGCCAGAGCCGGCTCAGCCGATCTATGA
- a CDS encoding DUF4359 domain-containing protein gives MSLLRLILLVVVLAASVVLAQTNPTTDHYLIFVQAELAKAMDRMDQSTPEREGEVVRNIFRRHSQELLNSMVRPHTIRHNWGLFSQFETTVLGTRVVVIGIGHRFIPVEGVDEAILALGRRVF, from the coding sequence ATGAGTCTCCTGCGTTTAATCCTGCTGGTTGTGGTCCTGGCTGCCAGTGTCGTGCTGGCACAGACGAACCCCACCACGGATCACTACCTGATCTTTGTCCAAGCCGAACTTGCGAAGGCCATGGATCGCATGGATCAGTCCACTCCCGAACGGGAAGGGGAGGTGGTTAGAAATATCTTTCGCCGGCATAGCCAGGAGTTGCTCAATAGCATGGTGCGTCCTCATACGATCCGTCATAATTGGGGGCTCTTCAGCCAGTTTGAAACCACGGTGTTGGGTACTCGGGTTGTGGTTATCGGCATCGGTCATCGCTTCATCCCGGTTGAAGGGGTCGACGAAGCTATTTTGGCCCTCGGACGCCGCGTATTTTAA